One Epinephelus moara isolate mb chromosome 20, YSFRI_EMoa_1.0, whole genome shotgun sequence genomic window carries:
- the slc41a2a gene encoding solute carrier family 41 member 2 → MSVPESQDKKLLLRGSEGRGTSQQYGTHPSSSQRSRSPQHFGSDGNISPVSTSLRYEPQECTETDFLLPKHLYGSSRFSESTRIKDAGGSSAPAESVCCVVLQILVPFLLAGLGTVSAGMLLEVVQNWDVFQEITELFILVPAVLGMKGNLEMTLASRLSTAVNTGKLEPADEKWMLIAGNLALKQLQATVLGLLASLMATLLGWMAEGKMPLQHVMLLCSSSVSTSFIASLLQGIIMVGVIIGSKRFGINPDNVATPMAASFGDLITLALLACFSYWFYSLIDLYPYVLYLVDMLFVCLIPVWIFISLKHPASRILLRTGWEPIITAMVISSIGGVILDKAVTDPNLAGIIVYAPVINGIGGNLVSIQASRISTNLHLNYPPREVPEDRKGCFNPCRTFFGSGANHRSAQILLLLVIPGQLIFLYTIHLMKGANTLPSPLLTVVFLAASVIQVFTLLCIADCMVHCLWRRGRDPDSYAIPYLTALGDLLGTALLSLAFVLLWCIGDSGSV, encoded by the exons ATGTCTGTCCCAGAGTCACAAGATAAGAAACTGCTCCTACGTGGCTCTGAGGGCAGAGGCACCAGCCAGCAGTACGGAACTCACCCATCCTCATCTCAACGCTCCAGAAGTCCACAACATTTTGGCTCTGATGGGAATATTTCACCTGTCAGCACCAGTCTCCGTTATGAGCCACAGGAGTGCACTGAGACAGACTTTCTGCTCCCCAAACATCTCTACGGCAGCTCAAGGTTCAGTGAATCCACCAGAATAAAGGATGCAGGTGGCTCCAGTGCCCCTGCTGAGTCAGTCTGCTGTGTGGTGCTTCAGATCCTGGTGCCATTTCTGCTGGCTGGACTCGGGACTGTCTCTGCTGGGATGCTCCTTGAAGTGGTTCAG AACTGGGACGTGTTTCAGGAAATCACAGAGCTCTTCATCCTGGTCCCTGCAGTATTAGGTATGAAGGGGAACCTGGAGATGACTCTAGCCTCGAGACTCTCGactgct GTAAACACAGGAAAATTGGAACCTGCCGATGAAAAGTGGATGTTGATCGCTGGGAACTTGGCGCTTAAGCAG CTACAAGCCACAGTGCTCGGCCTGCTGGCCTCTTTGATGGCGACTCTGTTGGGCTGGATGGCAGAGGGAAAGATGCCCTTACAGCACGTAATGCTCCTGTGTTCATCCAGCGTTTCTACCTCCTTCATTGCTTCATTGCTGCAAG GTATTATCATGGTGGGAGTGATCATTGGGTCCAAGAGGTTCGGAATCAACCCTGACAATGTGGCCACACCCATGGCTGCCAGCTTTGGGGATCTCATCACTCTTGCCTTGCTGGCCTGCTTCAGTTACTGGTTCTACTCCCTCATAG ATCTGTATCCCTACGTGTTGTACCTGGTGGATATgttatttgtgtgcctgattCCTGTCTGGATATTCATCTCCCTCAAACATCCAGCCAGTCGCATCCTGCTCCGCACAGGCTGGGAACCAATTATCACAGCGATGGTCATCAGCAG tATTGGAGGAGTTATTCTGGACAAAGCTGTGACAGATCCAAACCTGGCAGGAATCATAGTTTATGCTCCAGTTATAAATG GTATTGGAGGAAACCTTGTCTCCATACAGGCCAGTCGCATTTCTACTAATTTGCATTTGAATTACCCACCCAGAGAGGTTCCCGAAGATCGTAAAGGCTGCTTCAACCCCTGCCGCACTTTCTTTGGCTCAG GAGCGAACCATCGATCTGCTCAGATTCTGCTTCTGTTGGTGATCCCTGGTCAGCTCATCTTCTTATACACTATTCACCTGATGAAAGGAGCCAACACATTGCCCAGTCCTCTCCTGACTGTCGTCTTCTTGGCTGCATCTGTGATTCAG GTCTTCACCCTGCTTTGTATAGCCGACTGTATGGTCCACTGTCTGTGGCGTAGGGGTAGAGACCCTGACAGTTACGCAATACCCTACCTCACCGCCCTTGGAGACTTACTGGGGACTGCCCTCCTCTCTCTTGCCTTTGTGCTGCTGTGGTGCATTGGAGACTCAGGCAGTGTGTAA
- the washc4 gene encoding WASH complex subunit 4 yields the protein MAVETIAPDWEFDRFDDGSQKIHTEVQLKNYSKFLEEYTSQLRGIEEALDDSIGDVWDFTLDPIALKLLPYEQSSLLELIKTDNKVLNKVITVYAALCSEVKKLKYEAETKFYNGLLYYGEGVSDTSVVEGDSQIQMGRFISFLQELSCFVSRCYEVVVNIVHQLAALYNSNKGATKIIESSGVHFQIVYEHLGELLVVLLTLDEIMENHGTLKDHWKMYKRLLKSVHHNPGKFSIPEEKLKPFEKLLLKLEGQLLDGMILQACVEQRFDDPGEGVAVAKNSAFAEEFAFNIRTIFTNVESKIGEPSEIDQRDKYAGVCCLFVLHFHIFRSVDKKFYKALLDICKKVPAVTLTANIIWFPDTFLLAKVPAAAKLMDKKSLQAIRAQRDTYLQQRAQTLTKDVQSYYVFVTSWMMKMESILSKEQKSDKLAEDLNSRCNVFIQGILYAYSISTIIKTTMNMYMSMQRPMTKTSVKALCRLVELLKAVEHTFHRRSMVVADSVSHITQQLQSQALNAIGNAKKRVISDKKYSEQRLDVLSSLVLAENALSGPSTKERRLVVSLALCVGTQLKTFKDEELLPLQLVLKKLDLISELSERVKLQCDCSFLYWQRAVFPIYLDDVYDNAVDAARIHYMFSALRDSVPSMLHAKHMESCNQLLESYDKEIMDVFNEHLLDKLCKEIEKDLRLSVHTHLKLDDRNPFKVGMKDLAHFFSLKPIRFFNRFIHIKAYVTHYLDKTFYNLTTVALHDWATYSEMRNLATQRYGLTMTEAHLPSQTLEQGLDVLEIMRNIHVFVSRYLYNLNNQIFIEKASNNKHLNTINIRHIANSIRTHGTGIMNTTVNFTYQFLRKKFYIFSQFMYDEHIKSRLIKDIRFFRETKDQSDQKYPFERAEKFNRGIRKLGITPEGHSYLDQFRQLISQIGNAMGYVRMIRSGGLHCCSSAIRFVPDLEDIVNFEELVKEEGLSEETQRAASILDSVLGDLTSNSAEGTEYFKMLVAVFAPEFRSAKNMHLRNFYMIVPPLTVNFVEHSISCKEKLNKKNKSGAAFTDDGFAMGVAYILKLLDQYLEFDSLHWFQAVRDKYKREMNAVVKEQSVQSASQDEKLLQTMNLTQKRLDIYLQEFELLHFSLSSARIFFRADKTAAEETQEKKDKEEASKAGSTADGSTPTEPASK from the exons ATGGCGGTAGAAACCATCGCACCTGACTGGGAGTTTGACCGTTTTGACGACGGTTCACAGA aaatacacacagaggTTCAACTGAAGAACTACAGCAAGTTTCTGGAGGAGTACACCTCCCAACTGAGGGGTATCGAGGAGGCTCTGGATGACTCCATTGGAGATGTTTGGGACTTCACTCTGGACCCCATCGCCCTGAAG CTTCTCCCATACGAGCAGTCATCACTACTGGagttaattaaaacagacaacaaG gTGCTGAACAAAGTCATCACAGTTTATGCTGCTCTCTGCAGTGAAGTGAAGAAGCTCAAGTATGAG GCTGAAACCAAGTTCTACAATGGCTTACTGTACTATGGAGAGGGAG TCTCTGACACCAGCGTTGTTGAAGGAGACTCTCAGATTCAGATGGGCAGATTTATCTCGTTCCTCCAG GAACTGTCCTGTTTTGTGTCAAGATGTTATGAAGTGGTGGTCAACATTGTTCATCAGCTGGCTGCCCTCTACAACAGCAACAA AGGTGCAACAAAAATCATTGAGTCATCAGGTGTCCATTTCCAG ATAGTGTACGAACACCTCGGGGAGTTGTTAGTGGTTCTGCTCACACTCGATGAGATAATGGAAAATCACGGCACACTAAAAGATCACTGGAAGATGTAtaaaag GTTGTTAAAATCTGTGCACCATAACCCGGGAAAGTTTTCCATTCCTGAAGAGAAGCTGAAACCGTTCGAAAAGCTCCTGCTCAAGCTTGAGGGACAGCTGCTGGATGGCATGATACTGCAG GCCTGTGTGGAGCAGAGATTCGATGATCCTGGGGAAGGAGTAGCTGTCGCCAAAAACAGCGCCTTTGCTGAGGAGTTTGCCTTCAACATTCGCACCATATTCACTAATGTTGAATCCAAAATTG GTGAACCTTCAGAGATAGACCAGAGAGATAAATATGCTGGCGTCTGTTGCCTCTTTGTGCTTCACTTTCACATTTTCAGGAGTGTTGACAAAAAGTTCTACAAAGCGCTGCTCGACATCTGTAAAAAG GTTCCAGCAGTTACTCTCACTGCAAACATCATCTGGTTTCCTGACACGTTCCTCCTGGCTAAGGTCCCAGCGGCAGCTAAACTGATGGATAAGAAGAGTCTACAGGCCATCAGAGCGCAGAGAGACACCTACCTGCAGCAAAGAGCACAGACGCTAACAAA GGATGTTCAGTCGTACTATGTGTTTGTAacttcctggatgatgaagatgGAGTCCATCCTGTCCAAGGAGCAGAAAAGTGACAAGTTGGCAGAAGACCTTAACAGCAGGTGTAATGTGTTTATACAG GGCATCCTGTATGCATACAGCATCAGCACTATTATCAAAACCACCATGAACATGTACATGTCGATGCAGCGGCCCATGACCAAGACCTCCGTCAAAGCTCTGTGTCGACTGGTTGAGCTACTCAAG GCTGTGGAGCACACATTCCACAGGCGGTCCATGGTTGTAGCAGACTCTGTTTCTCACATCACTCAGCAGCTGCAGTCGCAGGCCCTCAACGCCATCGGCAATGCCAAG AAAAGGGTGATCTCCGACAAGAAGTACAGCGAGCAGCGGCTGGACGTGCTGTCCTCTCTGGTGCTGGCAGAAAATGCTCTGAGTGGACCGAGCACAAAGGAGCGTCGCCTAGTGGTGTCTCTGGCACTGTGTGTGGGCACTCAGCTG AAAACTTTTAAAGACGAGGAGCTGCTTCCACTGCAGCTGGTGTTGAAAAAGCTGGATCTGATAAGTGAGCTGAGCGAGAG GGTcaagctgcagtgtgactgtAGCTTCCTTTACTGGCAGCGAGCTGTGTTTCCCATCTACCTAGATGATGTATATGACAATGCCGTGGACGCAGCACGAATACAC TACATGTTCAGTGCGCTGCGGGACAGTGTGCCCTCCATGTTGCACGCCAAACACATGGAGTCATGTAACCAACTACTGGAGAGCTACGACAAGGAGATCATGGACGTGTTCAATGAG CACCTGCTGGACAAGCTGTGTAAGGAGATCGAGAAGGACCTGCGTCTCTCTGTTCACACCCACCTGAAGCTGGACGACAGGAACCCTTTCAAAGTCGGCATGAAGGACCTGGCGCACTTCTTCTCCCTCAAACCCATCCGCTTCTTCAACCGCTTCATCCACATCAAAG CCTATGTGACCCACTACCTGGATAAAACTTTCTACAACCTAACCACTGTCGCTCTGCATGACTGGGCCACCTACAGTGAGATGAGAAACCTCGCCACACAACGCTATGGGCTCACAATGACGGAGGCACACCTGCCCAGCCAGACCCTAGAGCAG GGTTTGGATGTTCTGGAGATCATGAGGAACATTCACGTCTTTGTCTCACGCTACCTTTACAACCTCAACAACCAG ATCTTCATAGAGAAGGCCAGTAACAACAAGCACTTGAACACCATCAACATCCGTCACATCGCCAACTCCATCCGGACCCACGGCACAGGCATTATGAACACCACA GTGAATTTCACCTACCAGTTCCTGCGGAAGAAGTTTTACATCTTCAGTCAGTTTATGTACGACGAGCACATCAAGTCCAGACTCATCAAGGACATCCGCTTCTTCAGAGAAACAAAGGACCAGTCTGATCAGAAG tatCCATTTGAGCGAGCGGAGAAATTTAACCGTGGCATCAGGAAGCTGGGCATCACTCCGGAAGGACACAGCTACCTGGACCAGTTCAGACAGCTCATCAGCCAGATTG GTAACGCCATGGGCTATGTGCGCATGATCCGTTCTGGAGGCCTCCACTGTTGCAGCAGTGCCATCAG GTTCGTCCCTGACCTGGAGGATATAGTCAACTTTGAGGAGCTGGTGAAGGAGGAGGGACTTTCAGAGGAGACCCAGAGAGCTGCCAG CATCCTGGATTCAGTGTTGGGAGATCTGACCAGCAACTCTGCTGAAGGGACGGAATACTTCAAGATGCTGGTGGCTGTGTTTGCGCCTGAGTTTCGCAGTGCCAAGAATATGCACCTGAGGAACTTCTACATGATTGTACCCCCACTG ACGGTGAATTTTGTGGAGCACTCCATCAGCTGCAAAGAGAAActcaacaagaaaaacaaatctggAGCTGCTTTCACAGATGATGGCTTTGCTATGG GTGTGGCGTACATCCTGAAGCTGCTGGACCAATATCTGGAGTTTGACTCTCTGCACTGGTTCCAGGCCGTCAGAGACAAGTACAAGAGGGAGATGAATGCTGTGGTGAAGGAGCAGAGTGTCCAGTCGGCCAGCCAGGATGAGAAGTTACTGCAAACTATGAACCTCACTCAGAAGAGGCTGGACATCTACCTTCAG